Proteins from a single region of Hypomesus transpacificus isolate Combined female chromosome 9, fHypTra1, whole genome shotgun sequence:
- the vamp3 gene encoding vesicle-associated membrane protein 3 produces MSAPAPEGNRRLQQTQAQVDEVVDIMRVNVDKVLERDQKLSELDDRADALQAGASQFETSAAKLKRKYWWKNCKMWAILIAVIVIILIIIIVWSTQS; encoded by the exons AT gtctgccccagccccagaagGTAACCGCCGCCTGCAACAGACTCAGGCCCAGGTGGACGAG gtggtgGATATCATGCGTGTGAACGTTGACAAGGTGCTGGAGCGTGACCAGAAGCTGTCGGAGCTGGATGACAGAGCAGACGCGCTGCAGGCCGGAGCCTCCCAGTTTGAGACCAGCGCTGCCAAGCTCAAGAGGAAGTACTGGTGGAAGAACTGCAAG ATGTGGGCCATCCTGATAGCTGTCATAGTCATCATTCTGATCATCATTATCG TCTGGAGCACACAGTCGTAA
- the per3 gene encoding LOW QUALITY PROTEIN: period circadian protein homolog 3 (The sequence of the model RefSeq protein was modified relative to this genomic sequence to represent the inferred CDS: deleted 1 base in 1 codon), translating into MPVEGDSAQEGEGPSLPPVTGEGREDVSSRQQSGDGREGRECSGREDSGGEPSSGETGHEDEDMTSASHDLSSANHSPRSTIGSTSTKSSKLRAASSSCSLHSSESGQGEHHTEGSGSEQPERGRGQAHREMMTTVAEMKKRLPSDKCRHSKASTVEALHYALDCVKQVQATSEYYKLLMSTEQDERADATVCSLDELERVTSEHTLKNTDSLVVGFSLASGRVLYASEQAPSILCCRRKFLQSAKFVELLFHQDVNVFYSHTAQPHLPPWSHAHTAAVLFECAQVKSFFCRIRGGKDREGEMRYNPFRMTPYLLKVQGAGGRGGGEGGGRGGEEEPCCLVLAERIISGYEAPRIPTDKRIFTTTHSPGCVFLEVDDRAVPLLGYLPQDLIGTSLLTCVHPEDRPLMLSMHRKVLKYAGQPPFEHSPVRLRCRHGDYVTVDTSWSSFINPWSRKVAFIIGRHKVRTSPLNEDVFAARSNDDQSVTFEEIQDLQAKIHKLFLQPVHKKGSSGYGSLGSQASHEHHISLASSSDSNANLWEDSHREPVSLRQICADVNRVKSWGQQAYLDSRNKLTSLGKPATARLPHVTSSEVRGHEESRKRTHAPSYQQIKCVDSIIRYLESYTAPALKRKSESRSLRTSSSSSSTSDEDKPAADTHTHTAQASSDVVVLDSQVSLGSTAAAAPAAPAAVVVGAPLTDITLSTKAMSVVSVTSQCSYSSTIVHVPQPESEVTALEDAPMGREPADPLPTPACPAPSPAPSLATEELRLVGLTKEVLSAHTQKEEQEYVDRLRHRILQSPYSSYLQQDNSSMAYSHHPGHHVMRPESACGGGLTRSRTGKPRHKRPKPQSSSDSYASPPGPPCRPPLAPNSSWPSSESSQPQLGVPYPPVPTPQAPYLSVMGARPGEPQQQAGGGGMLLQLHPGQHSYQHNVHMVQPIHNLHAQDVNMNLQAVQMTSIPSSTQSFQSVPIQDLHNMPSFPSLQPMAPPHALNPYMTPMMAVILPTYPSLPPGYPPLYPPPAPPLLPQAPFTLQGFAPASAPFSQPQFQAQPAPQPRALPGPLMCSPRPGSPLVEEEEAAAGPSGWAPMVSSSRSSSPLQLNLLQEELPKPSEGASSTGHAHGHADSLHEQHAKGDAAPGEAGNQDAQFTSSEMLDLLLQEDDRCSNASGSGESGRSLGSGSASNRTTSHTGSSNSSKHFASTDSSDTSPKAHKSQEPAAEHKQPLEARAENPLWSMIQHTPAAVMMTYQIPPRAQAEVLAEDREKLRHMQPLQPCFSQEQRQELAEVHPWIQKHSIPQEVDTQGCVSCTSGAGVPTSICPPAPDSSSPSQCPLSDSRPTLDT; encoded by the exons ATGCCAGTAGAAGGCGACAGCgcccaggagggagaggggcctTCGTTACCACcggtgacaggagaggggagggaggatgtgtcGTCAAGGCAACAGAGTggtgatgggagagagggaagggagtgcTCCGGGAGAGAAGACAGCGGAGGAGAACCGTCTAGTGGGGAGACGGGACACGAAGACGAGGATATGACCAGCGCATCACATGACCTGTCCTCTGCAAATCACAGTCCTCGCAGCACCATTGGCTCCACTTCCACCAAAAG ttcAAAGCTGCGTGCAGCCTCGTCCTCCTGCAGTCTCCACAGCTCTGAGTCGGGCCAGGGTGAACATCACACTGAGGGCAGCGGCAG tgaGCAGCCGGAGCGAGGTCGAGGCCAGGCCCACAGAGAGATGATGACCACGGTGGCTGAGATGAAGAAGAGGCTCCCCTCGGACAAATGCCGCCACAGCAAAGCCAGCACCGTGGAGGCCCTGCACTACGCGCTGGACTGTGTCAAACAAGTCCAAG CCACCAGTGAGTACTACAAGCTGCTGATGAGCACAGAGCAGGACGAGAGAGCGGACGCCACAGTGTGCTCCCTGGACGAGCTGGAGAGAGTCACGTCTGAACACACCCTGAAAAACACG gactcgTTGGTGGTGGGCTTCTCCCTGGCCAGTGGCCGCGTGCTCTATGCCTCGGAGCAGGCTCCCAGCATCCTCTGCTGCAGGAGGAAGTTCCTGCAGTCGGCCAAGTTTGTGGAGCTGCTCTTCCATCAGGACGTCAACGTGTTCTACTCCCACACGGcccagccccacctcccaccctGGAGCCACGCCCacaccg CTGCTGTTCTGTTTGAATGTGCCCAGGTCAAGTCCTTCTTCTGCAGGATCAG gggtggtaAAGACCGTGAGGGGGAGATGCGCTACAACCCCTTTAGGATGACTCCCTACCTGCTGAAggtgcagggggcaggggggaggggagggggggagggg ggggggaggggaggggaggaggagccctGCTGTCTGGTGCTCGCTGAGCGCATCATCTCAGGATATGAGG CTCCTCGAATCCCCACGGACAAGCGCATCTTCACCACCACTCACtctcctgggtgtgtgttcctggaggTGGACGACAG ggctgtgcCGTTGCTTGGATACCTGCCTCAGGATCTGATTGGCACGTCCTTGCTCACCTGTGTTCACCCAGAGGACCGCCCCCTGATGCTCTCCATGCACCGCAAAG TGTTGAAGTATGCAGGCCAGCCCCCGTTTGAACACTCCCCGGTGCGCCTGCGCTGTCGGCATGGAGACTACGTCACCGTGGATACCAGCTGGTCCAGCTTCATCAACCCCTGGAGCCGCAAGGTGGCCTTCATCATCGGACGGCACAAAGTCAGGAC GAGTCCCCTGAATGAGGACGTGTTTGCTGCACGGAGTAACGATGACCAGTCAGTTACCTTTGAGGAAATCCAAGACCTGCAGGCCAAAATCCACAAACTCTTCTTGCAG CCGGTCCATAAAAAGGGTTCCAGTGGTTACGGCAGTCTGGGCAGCCAAGCCTCTCATGAGCACCACATCAGCCTGGCTTCCTCCAGCGACAGCAACGCTAACCTGTGGGAGGACTCGCACCGTGAACCA gtgagTCTGCGGCAGATCTGTGCTGATGTGAACAGAGTGAAGAGCTGGGGCCAGCAGGCATATCTGGACTCCAGGAACAAGCTCACCTCTCTGGGCAAACCTGCCACAg CCCGCCTCCCCCATGTCACGTCCAGTGAGGTGAGAGGTCATGAGGAGAGCAGGAAGCGGACACACGCTCCCTCCTATCAGCAGATCAAGTGTGTGGACAGCATCATCAG gtaTCTGGAGAGCTACACAGCTCCAGCACTCAAGCGTAAGAGTGAGTCTCGCTCCCTCCgcacttcctcatcctcctcctctacctcagaCGAGGACAAGccagctgcagacacacacacacacacagcccaggccAGCTCAgacg tggtggTGCTGGACAGCCAGGTGTCTCTGGgctccacagcagcagcagcaccagcagcaccagcagcagtgGTGGTTGGTGCTCCCCTTACTGACATCACTCTGTCTACTAAAGCCATGAGTGTGGTCTCTGTCACCAGCCAGTGTTCCTACAGCAGCACCATAGTGCACGTGCCCCAGCCAgagtcag AGGTGACAGCTCTGGAGGACGCACCAATGGGGAGAGAGCCGGCCGACCCTTTACCTACCCCCGCTTGCCCCGctcctagccccgcccccagcttggccacggaggagctgcgattgGTGGGTCTAACGAAGGAGGTGCTATCGGCTCACAcccagaaggaggagcaggagtacGTGGATCGCCTCCGCCATCGCATCCTCCAGAGCCCCTACAGCTCCTACCTGCAGCAGGACAACAGCTCCATGGCCTACTCCCACCACCCAG GCCACCATGTCATGAGGCCAGAGAGCGCGTGCGGTGGAGGTTTGACCCGCTCTCGGACGGGGAAGCCCAGACACAAGAGGCCCAAACCCCAGAGCTCCTCTGACAGCTACGCCTCCCCCCCCGGACCTCCCTGCCGCCCCCCTCTGGCCCCCAACTCCTCCTGGCCCTCCTCTGAATcctcccagccccagctgggGGTGCCCTACCCCCCCGTGCCCACCCCCCAGGCCCCATACCTCTCCGTGATGGGGGCACGTCCGGGAGAGCCCCAGCAgcaggcaggagggggaggcatgCTGCTGCAGCTACACCCCGGTCAGCACAGCTACCAGCACAACGTCCACATGGTGCAGCCCATCCACAACCTGCACGCTCAGGATGTCAACATGAACCTGCAGGCTGTCCAGATGACGTCCATCCCGTCCAGCACTCAGAGCTTTCAGTCCGTCCCGATCCAGGACCTCCACAACATGCCCAGCTTCCCCAGCCTGCAGCCCATGGCCCCTCCCCATGCCCTCAACCCCTACATGACCCCAATGATGGCTGTCATCCTGCCcacctacccctccctccctcccggctACCCCCCGCTCTATCCCCCCCCTGCGCCTCCTCTGCTGCCCCAGGCTCCCTTCACCCTGCAAGGCTTTGCCCCTGCCTCCGCTCCCTTCTCTCAGCCCCAGTTCCAAGCCCAGCCTGCTCCCCAGCCCCGGGCCCTCCCAGGTCCTCTGATGTGCTCCCCCAGGCCAGGCTCTCCgctggtggaggaagaggaggcggcTGCCGGGCCATCTGGCTGGGCCCCCATGGTCTCCAGCTCCCGCTCCAGCTCTCCCCTGCAGCTCAACctgctgcaggaggagctgcCCAAGCCCAGCGAGGGAGCGAGCAGCACGGGACACGCCCACGGCCACGCTGACAGCCTGCACGAGCAGCACGCCAAGGGG gatGCAGCCCCAGGTGAGGCCGGGAACCAGGATGCTCAGTTCACCTCCAGTGAGATGCTGGAcctgctgctgcaggaggaTGACCGATGCTCCAACGCCTCCGGCTCAGGAGAGTCCGGCAGGTCTCTGGGCTCCGGGTCTGCCTCCAACAGaaccacctcacacacag GAAGCAGCAACAGCAGTAAGCACTTCGCCAGCACCGATTCGTCGGACACCTCGCCCAAAGCCCACAAGAGCCAGGAGCCGGCGGCTGAACACAAACAGCCGTTGGAAGCGCGGGCAGAGAACCCCCTGTGGAGCATGATCCAGCACACGCCAGCAGCCGTCATGATGACCTACCAGATCCCCCCCAG GGCCCAGGCCGAGGTGCTGgctgaggacagggagaagcTGCGTCACATGCAGCCTCTGCAGCCCTGCTTCAGTCAGGAGCAGAGGCAGGAGCTGGCTGAGGTCCACCCCTGGATACAGAAGCACTCGATCCCCCAGGAGGTAGACACACAG GGCTGTGTGAGTTGTACCTCAGGGGCGGGGGTTCCCACTTCCATCTGCCCACCTGCTCCAGATAGCTCCTCCCCTTCACAGTGCCCTCTGTCAGACTCCCGTCCAACACTTGACACCTGA